One window of the Branchiostoma lanceolatum isolate klBraLanc5 chromosome 3, klBraLanc5.hap2, whole genome shotgun sequence genome contains the following:
- the LOC136430254 gene encoding uncharacterized protein, which produces MRPCCALLVLAFFVLVHTNQLTASVIRRYDDDIYDYDGDVEPLLALLGQQAGRVYHGLTRELLDNIEEDTDRQDNRFSRNYEDMIGPMAMRVRRKCEAATCAQMHLGDRLRLLGTGMFTNTGPESPGRKKRSLGASRRSASRL; this is translated from the exons ATGCGGCCTTGCTGCGCTTTGCTAGTCCTCGCTTTCTTCGTCCTTGTACACACCAACCAACTCACCGCTTCTGTAATAAGGAG GTACGATGACGACATCTATGACTACGATGGCGACGTGGAGCCGCTGTTGGCGCTGCTGGGGCAGCAGGCGGGCAGGGTGTACCACGGGCTGACCAGAGAGCTGCTGGACAACATAGAGGAAGACACGGACAGACAGGACAACAG ATTCTCACGCAACTACGAGGACATGATTGGGCCCATGGCCATGAGAGTGCGGAGAAAGTGCGAGGCAGCCACCTGTGCACAGATGCACCTGGGAGACCGACTGCGGCTCCTGGGCACCGGCATGTTCACCAACACCGGTCCCGAGAGTCCCGGCCGCAAGAAACGTTCCCTGGGAGCTTCACGCCGCTCAGCGAGCCGCCTGTAG
- the LOC136430253 gene encoding bile acid-CoA:amino acid N-acyltransferase-like, whose amino-acid sequence MSHCLFTMCRWMADQIVFTEDRFANVENQLEDITTEPGIHACIQVEKSHCPILFVAGEDDINIPSVFHANKAIDRMKAHGKTNYTLLKYPGTGHLIEPPYTPHCGFYFHGAFRVYVYAGGEPKGHATAQEDSWSKILGFLRKNIDRPEARSKL is encoded by the exons ATGAGCCATTGTTTATTTACCATGTGCAGGTGGATGGCAGATCAGATCGTGTTCACTGAAGATAGATTCGCAAATGTAGAAAACCAACTGGAGGACATCACTACAGAACCCGGGATTCATGCCTGCATTCAG GTGGAGAAATCTCATTGCCCCATCCTGTTTGTGGCAGGGGAAGACGACATCAACATTCCATCTGTCTTCCATGCCAACAAG GCCATTGATAGAATGAAGGCCCATGGGAAGACTAACTACACCCTGCTGAAGTACCCTGGGACAGGTCACCTGATCGAGCCACCGTACACCCCTCACTGTGGCTTCTACTTCCATGGGGCCTTCC GTGTTTACGTATATGCTGGTGGGGAACCAAAAGGACACGCTACTGCTCAAGAGGACTCCTGGTCCAAGATTCTGGGCTTTTTGAGGAAAAACATAGACAGACCTGAAGCAAGAAGTAAACTCTAA